One Pocillopora verrucosa isolate sample1 chromosome 10, ASM3666991v2, whole genome shotgun sequence genomic window carries:
- the LOC136283873 gene encoding uncharacterized protein → MSVIITAVFKATIGWLVDKCRDKAAKKLKDGDITDQQFRGIIMREIDDMRSKLDGLSRKDLLASISFFREGVELLYEVFEDTRSRSKYDADAAQAACAEAVSLTEGMKHLELTKSATRKLADAKKRFESARERATDAFSNEALSPNDRILSMQYRVMATVLEKIDHPEDVLAPCKVCIEELNSLPVVQQSLREQLKTGFRAVKSLFNKEERRKVISGVCLVNRVAFNVIRTVPVKELFPKWLMIDTGEEKVDLLRDARVREILCKQGMENCSVPWILDHDGEEEQGLEVLSDIATNSSRQYILAYFDLTIKVFDNSGKFVQGFRLPPLIDDSDKELSIKNRVFRLATDMNDNIYVLVREESRMGSYWIFKFNKTADQHHNFRVERIIFDFNLCELSISDSGKVLVLKGDRRKEYGIVDVYETNGQLVCSFGQQILSYPCDITTVSDGRVMVVGGWGPRVVHIFSEQGDHLNKFCLQRSLFSPKIVFHRESQQVAVVDTENFSDKLYIEIYTKDGEFVRSISTHMGEPFSFPQEVAVTTEGCIAVLTRYPNKVIVI, encoded by the coding sequence ATGTCTGTAATAATAACAGCAGTTTTCAAAGCGACTATTGGATGGCTTGTGGATAAATGCAGAGATAAGGCAGCAAAAAAGCTTAAAGATGGCGACATAACAGATCAACAGTTTCGCGGCATCATCATGCGAGAAATCGATGACATGAGGTCCAAGCTGGATGGATTATCAAGGAAAGATTTGTTAGCCAGTATTAGCTTCTTTAGAGAAGGAGTCGAGTTGCTGTATGAAGTATTTGAAGATACAAGGTCGAGGAGTAAGTATGACGCGGATGCAGCACAAGCAGCTTGTGCGGAGGCTGTGTCGCTCACTGAAGGAATGAAACACTTGGAGCTTACTAAATCTGCTACAAGAAAGCTCGCCGATGCAAAGAAGAGATTTGAAAGTGCTCGTGAAAGAGCAACGGATGCCTTTTCTAATGAAGCGCTATCACCAAATGACCGCATCTTATCAATGCAGTACCGTGTGATGGCAACAGTATTAGAAAAAATAGACCATCCCGAGGATGTTTTAGCACCATGTAAAGTGTGTATTGAAGAGCTAAACAGTCTGCCGGTGGTTCAGCAAAGTCTTCGAGAACAGCTCAAGACAGGTTTCAGGGCAGTGAagagtttatttaacaaagaagAACGACGCAAAGTTATTTCCGGGGTCTGTCTAGTCAATCGTGTCGCCTTCAATGTCATACGAACAGTACCCGTTAAAGAACTATTCCCAAAATGGCTCATGATTGATACGGGAGAGGAGAAAGTTGATCTGCTGCGAGATGCGAGAGTAAGAGAGATACTTTGTAAACAGGGTATGGAGAACTGTAGTGTACCATGGATACTTGATCATGATGGCGAAGAGGAGCAAGGGTTAGAGGTGCTGAGTGATATCGCTACCAACTCAAGCAGGCAATATATTTTAGCATACTTTGACTTGACAATCAAGGTGTTTGACAACAGTGGCAAGTTTGTGCAAGGTTTCAGACTTCCTCCTCTTATTGATGACAGCGATAAAGAGCTATCGATTAAAAACAGGGTGTTTCGGCTAGCCACAGACATGAATGACAACATTTATGTCTTGGTCAGGGAAGAGAGTCGTATGGGCTCATACTGGATTTTcaagtttaacaaaaccgctGACCAGCATCACAATTTTCGCGTCGAGAGAATTATTTTCGACTTTAACCTGTGTGAACTGTCAATCAGTGATAGTGGAAAAGTGTTGGTGCTGAAGGGTGATCGGAGAAAGGAATATGGGATTGTGGATGTTTATGAGACTAATGGTCAGTTAGTTTGCAGTTTTGGTCAACAAATCTTGAGTTACCCGTGCGACATCACCACTGTAAGTGATGGCAGAGTTATGGTGGTGGGAGGATGGGGTCCGAGAGTTGTTCACATATTCAGCGAACAAGGTGATCATCTAAACAAGTTTTGTTTGCAAAGGTCTCTATTCTCTccaaaaattgtatttcacAGGGAAAGTCAACAGGTCGCCGTGGTCGATACTGAgaatttttcagacaaattGTACATAGAAATATACACCAAAGATGGTGAATTTGTGCGAAGTATTTCTACCCATATGGGAGAGCCATTCTCTTTTCCGCAAGAGGTTGCAGTGACCACTGAGGGATGCATTGCGGTATTAACCCGGTATCCAAACAAAGTAATCGTCATTTAA